Sequence from the Thermocoleostomius sinensis A174 genome:
GTCATGAGATGCGCGATCCAACAAAAATACAGTTGGGGGCGGCGGTTCCGGGTATAGAACTGTTGCCAATTGCGGGACTGAATCGGTTGATGAGTCAAGTGACACGGGCACAGGCAGCACTGGCGCACTCGTATCACATTTCTAAAGGCTATGAGCAGTTGCGCTACGAAGTGGCGAAGCGGTTGATGGATGCGGGATGTTCGATGAACCCGGAGGAAATTGTGATTACCAATGGCACAGCCGAAGCTATTTTTCTGTGCTTGCGGGCGATTACTCAACCGGGGGATACGGTGGCGATCGAATCTCCGACCTATTACGGCTTTTTGGAAACGCTGGAATCGTTGCATTTGAAAGCGCTAGAAATTCCTACTCATCCCAAGGACGGGATTGTTTTAGAGCATCTAGAGGTAGCCTTGGCTCAACGCCAGATCGCGGCTTGTTTGCTCGTCTCTAATTTCAGCAACCCGTTGGGCAGTTCTTTGAGTGATCTCAAAAAGAAGCAGCTTTTGCAACTGCTCGATCGCTATGATGTGCCCTTGGTGGAAGATGATATCTACGGTGAGTTGTATTTTGAGGGCACGCGCCCCAAAGCGGTTAAGGCATTTGATACTCGTGGCAGCGTGTTGTACTGTGCATCGGTCAGCAAAACATTGTCACCAGGGATACGAGTGGGTTGGTGTGTGCCGGGGCGACATCAAACCAAAGTCGAGACGTTGAAGATGGCCATGAATTGGACAACGACGATGCCTTGTCAACTCACGGTTGCAGCGTTTCTGGGTACGGGCGGATATGATCGACATTTGCGACAGTTGCGGCGGGCGTATCAATCACAAATCAACAACATGACGCAGGCTATCTATGAGTGGTTTCCAGCAGAAACGAAAGTATCGCGTCCGGCTGGAGGATATGTGCTGTGGTTACAGTTGCCCGATGAATTTGACTCAATGCAACTGTATGAAGCGGCATTACAGCATGGTATTAGTATTGCTCCTGGTATCATGTTTTCGCCCTCTGGAACCTACCGCAACTGTTTGCGATTGAATGCGGGCATTGTCTGGACAGAGCAGGTACATCAAGCTGTAAAAACTGTCGGTTTTTTAGCAAAACAACAATTGGCTACTTAACAACCTAGCACGGGTTGACTCAGCGTCGATACAGGCTTTGCTCTAGCGCGATCGTTGGGTGGTGAGAGTAGGGGTTGCAATGATCGTGACTAAGGCAAGGAACCCCTGTTTGACAGAGATGGAAGAATATCCGGCATTTCCCGACTCCCCATTCCCGCTCACCTCTTACCGATCGACATAGCGTTTATAGATGCGCATAATCTCTCCGGGTTCTCGCACCGTGGCTTGCTGAATCTGGGCATAGGGCAAGGCCCGTGACCAGTTTTCCACCCGACAATAGCCACAGTGATACAGGTGGGCAATCTCGGCTTCTACGTCTTCGGGTTGTCCAATCATCAGAATTTTGACGGCGCGGCGCTTGCTTCTGATCGATTGTGCGTCTCCCGATGAAATATCAATGAAGTCAGCCATAGTTCAGAACTCCTAGTTTCAGATGAGGAAACTAGAAGCCAAATTCGATTCACCATTGCAGCAAGATCTGTCAGCTAGATGAGATAATCTCTTCTAGCCTTAGACCGGTCACGCTCCGGTTTAAGGTTAGCTGGTTAGGGTTGTTGCTAGCTTCCCTAATCAGCGCTCCTAGAACTTAGCTTCTAGGTAGTTACGTTGTTGCTGAAGCTATTTTCTGTGAAGGAAAAGATAGCCTCGACTTCTGAGGCTATCACTTTGTCATTCAATAATCAAGTTATTTTTGAACGATTCGATCGAAGTTCTTCGAATCTGGTTAATCCATGATTCAGTTATTCTTCAAGGAATGGTCATTTTAATTTTTACTTCAATGGTCATTGAAAAGTCACCACAATCTTTACGGGCATCCTAATTCATCAAGGAAGCCTAGATCCGCGTAGGATTATCTGGCGATCGACCAAGCTCATGTGCAGTTTGTTTTTCATCAGGACAATTGGCAACCTGTTCCGACAAGACCGATCGCCCTGACGCTAATCTGCTTTCATGATCTGTTTCACTTCAGCAAAGGCCCAGTCTAACCAGGGCAACAGTGCTTCAATGTCGGCGGTTTCTACGGTAGCTCCTCCCCAAATGCGAATTCCCGGAGGGGCATCGCGATAGGAGGCAATGTCGTAGGCGACCCCTTCGCTGTCCAACAGCCCAGTTAGTTTTTTAGCGCCTTTCGCCTGATCGTCTTTAGAGAGTTCTGTGTACCAAGGATCGACGATTTTTAAACAAATTGAGGTGTTGGAGCGAGTCTCCGGCACTTCCGCTAGAAAATCGACCCAGGGGGTTTGCTCTACCCAGGCGGCGATCGCGTTGAAGTTGGCTTGCGATCGGTGCATCAAGGCCGACAGTCCGCCAATGCTTTCAGCCCACTTCAGTCCATCTAGCGCATCTTCCACACACAACATCGAAGGGGTGTTGATTGTGTCGCCCTCAAAAATGCCGAGGTTCACCTGTCCTTTTTTAGTGAGTTGGAACAGTTTGGGAATCGGACGGGGCGGCACATATGTATTGAGGCGTTCGACGGCACGCGGACTGAGAACCAACATGCCGTGAGCCGCTTCGCCACCCATCACTTTTTGCCACGACCAGGTAATTACGTCCAGTTTGTGCCAGGGAATTTCCATGGCAAATACAGCCGACGTGGCATCAGCAATCATTAGCCCTTGCCGATCGTCTTTGATCCACTCACTATGAGGAACCCGTACTCCAGACGTTGTACCATTCCAGGTAAAGACAACATCGCGATCGCAATCAATCTGCGACAGGTCAGGCAGTTTTCCATAGTCGGCGAGAAATGTGCGACAATCGGGCAATTTCAATTGCTTTTGGGCGTCTGTCACCCAGGCTTGGCCAAAGCTTTCCCAGGCCACCATGTCTACGCCCCGTGCCCCCAACAGCGACCACATCGCCATTTCCACTGCGCCCGTATCGGAAGCAGGCACAATGCCACAGAGGTAATCTTCGGGAATGCCCAGCAGTTGTTTACTGCGCGTAATTACCTCCTGAATGCGGGCTTTTCCCACTTTGGAGCGATGGGAGCGACCCAAAAGCGCATTACTTAAGACTTCAGGACTCCAGCCCGGTCGTTTGGCGCATGGCCCCGACGAAAAATGACTGGATTGGGGACGGTTTAACGGTTTTTCCATAGCGTTGGTAGAGTCAATAACTGAACGGTGAGCACAAAGACCGGATGATTAAACGAAACTAGAAAAGACTAGGGTTCTATTTTAGTCGTCCTGATCAGCGATAGACGTATGATGCCAATCATCCATGATATCCCCAAGGCAGAACTGCATTTGCACATTGAAGGATCTCTAGAGCCAGAGTTGATGTTTGCTTTGGCTCAGCGCAATCATGTGCAACTGCCCTACGGTTCAGTAGACGAGATTCGATCGGCCTATCAATTCCATAATTTGCAATCGTTTTTGGATTTGTATTACGCGGGTATGAGCGTTTTGCTCACTGAACAAGATTTTTATGATTTGACCTGGGCCTATTTGCAAAAAGCGGCGAGTCAAACCGTGAAGCATACCGAAATTTTCTTTGATCCCCAAGCTCACACCGATCGCGGTCTTGCGTTTGAAACCGTGCACGATGGTATTGTGCGGGCCCTGACCGATGCAAAGACGCAACTGGGGCTATCGTCTCAGTTGATCATGTGTTTCAACCGCCATCTCAGTCCGGAATCGGCCATGGACACACTGCACCAAGCTCTGTCCTACAAAGACACGATCGTGGCGGTGGGACTCGATTCCTCCGAACTAGATTATCCTCCATCGCTGTTTCAAGCCGTGTTTGAGAAAGCGCTGGAAGAAGGCTTTTTAACGGTGGCTCATGCGGGAGAAGAGGGCCCGCCAGAGTATATTTGGCAAGCGATTCGGCTCTTGAAAGTTTCGCGCATTGATCACGGCGTTCGCTGTATTGAAGATCCGGCGCTGGTGGATTACCTAGCGGAAACTCAAATTCCTCTCACTGTTTGTCCGCTGTCTAATATTAAGCTGTGTGTGTTCGATCGAATGGCTGACCATAACCTCAAGCAACTGCTCGATCGGGGGCTATGCGTCACG
This genomic interval carries:
- a CDS encoding aminotransferase-like domain-containing protein, coding for MKIKLVDAVDQPLYEQVANRMRGLMAEGTLKMGDRLPSVRKLHQQLSVSISTVLEAYRILEDEGLIEARPQSGYFVKRIQWQRPEEPNQLVLPKSTYPMEVSLAFRVSHEMRDPTKIQLGAAVPGIELLPIAGLNRLMSQVTRAQAALAHSYHISKGYEQLRYEVAKRLMDAGCSMNPEEIVITNGTAEAIFLCLRAITQPGDTVAIESPTYYGFLETLESLHLKALEIPTHPKDGIVLEHLEVALAQRQIAACLLVSNFSNPLGSSLSDLKKKQLLQLLDRYDVPLVEDDIYGELYFEGTRPKAVKAFDTRGSVLYCASVSKTLSPGIRVGWCVPGRHQTKVETLKMAMNWTTTMPCQLTVAAFLGTGGYDRHLRQLRRAYQSQINNMTQAIYEWFPAETKVSRPAGGYVLWLQLPDEFDSMQLYEAALQHGISIAPGIMFSPSGTYRNCLRLNAGIVWTEQVHQAVKTVGFLAKQQLAT
- a CDS encoding phosphoserine transaminase is translated as MEKPLNRPQSSHFSSGPCAKRPGWSPEVLSNALLGRSHRSKVGKARIQEVITRSKQLLGIPEDYLCGIVPASDTGAVEMAMWSLLGARGVDMVAWESFGQAWVTDAQKQLKLPDCRTFLADYGKLPDLSQIDCDRDVVFTWNGTTSGVRVPHSEWIKDDRQGLMIADATSAVFAMEIPWHKLDVITWSWQKVMGGEAAHGMLVLSPRAVERLNTYVPPRPIPKLFQLTKKGQVNLGIFEGDTINTPSMLCVEDALDGLKWAESIGGLSALMHRSQANFNAIAAWVEQTPWVDFLAEVPETRSNTSICLKIVDPWYTELSKDDQAKGAKKLTGLLDSEGVAYDIASYRDAPPGIRIWGGATVETADIEALLPWLDWAFAEVKQIMKAD
- a CDS encoding adenosine deaminase → MMPIIHDIPKAELHLHIEGSLEPELMFALAQRNHVQLPYGSVDEIRSAYQFHNLQSFLDLYYAGMSVLLTEQDFYDLTWAYLQKAASQTVKHTEIFFDPQAHTDRGLAFETVHDGIVRALTDAKTQLGLSSQLIMCFNRHLSPESAMDTLHQALSYKDTIVAVGLDSSELDYPPSLFQAVFEKALEEGFLTVAHAGEEGPPEYIWQAIRLLKVSRIDHGVRCIEDPALVDYLAETQIPLTVCPLSNIKLCVFDRMADHNLKQLLDRGLCVTVNSDDPSYFGGYILENYQAVQSALNLSQADLLQLAQNSFQAAFLDELQKQSYLQQLEAIGKK